Proteins from one Silurus meridionalis isolate SWU-2019-XX chromosome 3, ASM1480568v1, whole genome shotgun sequence genomic window:
- the fkbp7 gene encoding peptidyl-prolyl cis-trans isomerase FKBP7: protein MFKMSERFSLLLLLYLQALSSFLHLVCAAESGDEVQIEVLFLPENCTQKAKKGDLLHAHYDGYLAKDGTQFYCSRSAKDGQPHWFVHGVGEIIKGLDMGLKDMCPGEMRKIIVPPSLAFGEKGKDPVPPNATVIFKVELLHVRRGPRSMEAFKEMDLDNDLTLTKEEVRKHLKMEAEKLKVEKEESYFDDVVSDVFRRNDHNADGALTVKEYNVYEHDEL from the exons ATGTTCAAGATGTCTGAGCGCTTCTCTCTGTTGCTTCTCCTCTACCTTCAGGCTCTCAGCTCCTTTCTTCACCTGGTTTGTGCAGCAGAATCAGGTGATGAGGTCCAGATCGAAGTTCTGTTCCTGCCGGAAAACTGCACCCAGAAAGCCAAGAAGGGAGATTTATTACATGCCCATTATGATGGATATCTGGCCAAAGATGGGACGCAGTTCTACTGCAG TCGCTCAGCTAAAGATGGACAGCCTCACTGGTTCGTTCATGGGGTCGGTGAGATCATCAAGGGCCTGGACATGGGCCTGAAGGACATGTGTCCTGGCGAGATGAGAAAGATCATTGTGCCTCCTTCATTAGCATTTGGTGAGAAAGGGAAAG ATCCTGTGCCACCCAACGCAACCGTGATCTTCAAGGTGGAGCTGTTGCACGTGCGACGTGGACCACGCAGCATGGAAGCCTTTAAGGAAATGGATCTCGACAATGACTTAACTCTAACGAAAGAAGAG GTGagaaaacacttaaaaatgGAAGCAGAGAAGTTAAAAGTGGAGAAAGAAGAGTCTTATTTCGACGACGTTGTGTCCGACGTCTTCCGCAGGAACGACCACAACGCGGACGGAGCGCTGACAGTAAAAGAGTACAATGTCTACGAGCACGATGAGCTGTAG